The following are encoded in a window of Vicia villosa cultivar HV-30 ecotype Madison, WI unplaced genomic scaffold, Vvil1.0 ctg.000863F_1_1, whole genome shotgun sequence genomic DNA:
- the LOC131631800 gene encoding uncharacterized protein LOC131631800, with protein sequence MKPIEDDDGVKVMFECHNSFAPLDDMELYVHIVSPPINQSQESHSHQYGLSQPTDEEPTQNNEPFIPDEQVDEYSEDEIQEVQYEDIFGDDNEPDDVEPSQPTLARPISMYAPPDHMRNICLEEAPSESIFGSHITNYSDVDLYEGMEFEDKEECVAAIQHWHITNNLDYWVYKSDTKRYVIKCKNPTCKFKCRASVRKKNSKWMIGKLSGPHVCTTTSMSQDHRQLTSDIVSHCIRDLVNTDPSIKVKLIISHITGKYGYNISYRKAWIAKVKAIESLYGNWETSYNDLPRWLLVMKTYLPGMIIDLETLPAFSNEGSQLGDKMIFHRLFWAFQPCIHGFAYCKPIVQVDGTWLYGRYKGTLLMAVAQDGNGNIFPIAFAIVEGETKDAWSFFLRNLRIHVTPQPNLCLISDRHPSIKGAYDDPANGWQNPPSSHVYCIRHIAQNFMRAIRDKELRKKLVNMGYALTESTYNYYRTEIRQTNRDAMEWIENIPREKWARAFDRGQRWGHMTTNLAEAMNSVLKATRNLPIASLFSATYFRMGALFGQRGHEWTKRLTSGQTFTDKCIKGMTEEVNKASSHNVYQFDRERFYFMVAERINRNDGRPTGTYGVDLRKRTCDCGKFQAFHLPCSHVIAACESIRQDYTIHIPGVFKIQHVFKVYQQSFQILPHQDNWPQYRGPTLCHDETMRRKKRGRPNSTRIRTEMDDVEKEKRMCGICREVGHIRSKCPNVSGPSNRPP encoded by the exons ATGAAACCAATAGAGGACGACGATGGCGTTAAAGTGATGTTCGAATGTCACAATTCGTTTGCTCCTCTTGACGATATGGAGCTATATGTTCATATTGTTAGTCCTCCCATTAACCAATCGCAAGAGTCTCATTCGCATCAATACGGTTTGAGCCAACCCACTGATGAAGAGCCAACCCAAAACAACGAACCATTTATACCCGACGAACAGGTGGACGAGTACAGTGAGGATGAAATACAAGAAGTGCAATATGAAGATATTTTTGGTGATGACAATGAACCTGATGATGTTGAGCCGTCGCAGCCTACACTTGCACGACCGATTAGCATGTACGCCCCACCGGATCACATGCGAAATATTTGTTTAGAAGAGGCACCGTCTGAATCAATTTTTGGTTCCCACATAACAAACTATAGTGATGTTGATTTATATGAGGGAATGGAGTTTGAAGACAAGGAGGAGTGCGTTGCTGCTATTCAACATTGGCATATCACCAATAATCTTGATTATTGGGTATACAAATCTGACACGAAAAGATATGTCATCAAATGCAAAAATCCAACTTGCAAATTCAAATGTAGAGCATCCGTTCGCAAGAAGAATTCTAAGTGGATGATAGGTAAGTTGAGTGGACCACATGTCTGCACAACCACTTCAATGTCGCAAGATCATAGACAACTTACATCAGATATTGTCTCTCACTGCATCAGAGATTTGGTTAACACCGACCCCTCAATTAAGGTAAAGCTCATAATTTCTCATATAACAGGAAAGTATGGTTATAATATATCTTACAGGAAAGCGTGGATTGCAAAGGTAAAGGCCATAGAATCCTTGTATGGAAACTGGGAGACATCTTACAATGACCTTCCACGATGGTTATTGGTAATGAAAACATATCTGCCTGGAATGATAATAGACTTGGAAACTTTACCTGCATTTTCAAACGAAGGAAGTCAGTTGGGTGATAAGATGATATTCCATCGTCTATTTTGGGCTTTTCAaccttgcatccatggttttgccTATTGCAAGCCAATTGTTCAAGTCGACGGAACATGGTTGTATGGAAGGTACAAAGGGACATTGTTGATGGCTGTGGCGCAGGATGGGAATGGTAACATTTTTCCAATTGCTTTCGCTATTGTCGAGGGTGAAACCAAGGATGCTTGGAGTTTTTTCCTTCGTAATCTAAGAATCCATGTGACACCCCAACCCAATCTATGCCTAATATCAGACAGACATCCATCGATTAAAGGTGCCTACGATGATCCTGCAAATGGATGGCAAAATCCTCCGTCATCACATGTCTATTGCATAAGGCATATCGCGCAAAATTTTATGCGTGCGATTAGAGACAAAGAACTACGTAAAAAACTCGTCAACATGG GATATGCATTGACGGAGTCAACGTACAATTACTATAGAACCGAAATTCGTCAGACAAATAGAGATGctatggagtggattgaaaatatCCCCAGGGAGAAGTGGGCAAGGGCGTTTGATAGAGGGCAACGATGGGGACACATGACGACTAACCTTGCAGAAGCAATGAACTCTGTGCTAAAGGCTACCAGAAATCTTCCAATAGCGTCTTTGTTTTCGGCCACATATTTTCGGATGGGAGCATTATTTGGTCAACGCGGACATGAATGGACAAAGAGGTTGACATCAGGCCAGACTTTTACAGACAAGTGTATCAAGGGGATGACTGAAGAAGTCAACAAAGCAAGCAGTCATAATGTTTACCAGTTTGACCGGGAGAGGTTCTATTTTATGGTGGCCGAAAGAATAAACCGCAACGATGGTCGTCCAACTGGTACTTACGGTGTTGATCTACGAAAGCGAACATGTGATTGTGGAAAATTTCAAGCGTTCCATTTGCCTTGCTCACATGTGATTGCAGCATGTGAAAGTATACGCCAAGACTACACCATTCACATACCCGGCGTGTTCAAGATACAACATGTTTTTAAAGTCTACCAACAAAGCTTCCAGATCCTCCCACATCAAGACAATTGGCCTCAATATAGAGGGCCTACTCTTTGTCATGACGAAACTATGCGTAGGAAAAAAAGAGGCCGCCCTAACAGTACTCGGATTCGAACCGAAATGGACGACgtggaaaaggaaaagagaatgtGTGGGATATGCCGTGAAGTTGGCCATATCCGAAGTAAATGTCCAAATGTATCAGGCCCGTCCAATAGGCCTCCTTAA
- the LOC131631783 gene encoding probable serine/threonine-protein kinase At1g54610, giving the protein MGCVQAKPSQESDEGNYSGLNRFKMENGYVPSSDFVAHRRSTGQSQKHVLDQTNNYDHHRVYEKEKQPRKHKVVVDSSSVAGKGKRNGELKDSKKQLNKCFEDEMVDGWPKWLVDNVPSHGLDGLVPKSAESYKMIDKVGQGTYSNVYKALDRDTGDIVALKKVRFNTSEPESIKFMAREIAILQRLDHPNIVKLKGLATSRMQYSIYLVFDFMPTDLSRIISRPDERLTEPQVKCYMHQLLSGLQHCHDRGILHRDIKGSNLLIDKTGMLQIADFGLANYYSINQDQPLTNRVVTLWYRAPELLLGSTDYGVGIDLWSAGCLLAEMFRGVPIMPGRTEVEQLHRIFRLCGTPSQEYWKKLKLSTTFIPPKSYRPSLVESFKDLPPSSLGLLCTLLALDPAFRGSASKALKNPFFFTSPLACDLSGLPAIYKGDDEHILAKEQIKYMNSKIRRSRTYMERRKNLVSNKPIEHTVSSKGVLSNNAEAETYAPSEEPGSATSSTSSSVNQAGIGDHSPLFLSPFMASDQKKPHKIHSHANIGEKNTKNLPPLSKSKPNATKRDDSRYRSDQIFRSTSTREFRKLKPDQHLLFD; this is encoded by the exons ATGGGCTGTGTTCAAGCCAAACCATcacaagaatctgatgaaggtaATTACAGTGGACTAAACAGATTCAAAATGGAAAATGGGTATGTTCCAAGTTCTGATTTTGTTGCTCACAGAAGATCCACTGGTCAGAGTCAAAAACATGTTCTTGACCAGACTAACAACTATGATCATCATCGTGTCTATGAGAAAGAGAAACAACCCAGAAAGCATAAAGTAGTTGTTGATTCTAGTAGTGTTGCTGGAAAAGGAAAGAGAAATggtgaattgaaagatagtaagAAGCAGTTGAACAAGTGTTTTGAAGATGAGATGGTTGATGGATGGCCTAAATGGTTAGTTGATAATGTTCCTTCTCATGGGTTGGATGGTTTGGTTCCAAAGAGTGCTGAATCTTACAAAATGATTGATAAG GTAGGACAAGGAACCTACAGCAATGTTTATAAAGCTCTAGATCGAGACACGGGCGATATCGTGGCACTTAAAAAGGTCCGCTTCAATACGTCGGAGCCTGAAAGCATTAAGTTTATGGCAAGAGAAATAGCGATATTACAGAGATTGGATCATCCCAATATAGTGAAACTTAAAGGGTTAGCCACTTCAAGAATGCAGTACAGTATATATCTAGTTTTTGATTTCATGCCAACGGATTTATCAAGAATTATTTCTCGACCTGATGAAAGACTAACCGAACCACAG GTCAAGTGCTATATGCATCAATTGCTTTCAGGTCTTCAGCATTGTCATGATAGAGGAATTCTGCATCGTGATATAAAGGGGTCGAATCTTTTGATAGATAAAACGGGGATGCTTCAGATTGCAGATTTTGGACTTGCTAATTATTATAGTATAAATCAAGACCAACCTCTCACAAACCGGGTTGTGACACTATGGTACCGAGCTCCTGAGTTGTTGTTAGGCTCCACAGATTATGGAGTCGGCATTGATCTATGGAGTGCTGGTTGTCTCCTTGCAGAAATGTTTAGAGGAGTTCCAATCATGCCTGGAAGAACTGAG GTTGAGCAACTTCATAGAATTTTCAGGCTATGCGGCACACCATCACAAGAGTATTGGAAAAAGTTGAAACTTTCTACAACTTTTATACCTCCAAAGTCTTATAGACCAAGTCTGGTAGAATCTTTCAAGGATCTCCCCCCATCATCTTTAGGTCTCTTATGTACACTTCTTGCTTTAGATCCTGCATTTCGTGGCAGCGCATCTAAAGCTCTTAAAAACCCG TTTTTCTTTACAAGCCCATTGGCTTGTGATCTATCTGGTTTACCTGCAATCTACAAAGGAGATGATGAGCATATTCTAGCCAAAGAACAGATCAA GTACATGAACTCTAAAATCAGACGTTCTCGTACATATATGGAGCGTCGCAAGAATTTAGTATCTAATAAGCCAATCGAACATACCGTATCCTCTAAAGGA GTATTGAGTAATAATGCCGAGGCTGAAACTTATGCTCCAAGTGAAGAACCAGGTAGTGCAACAAGTAGTACTTCATCTAGTGTAAACCAAGCTGGAATAGGGGACCATTCACCTCTCTTCCTCTCTCCATTTATGGCTTCTGATCAAAAGAAGCCCCACAAAATCCACAGTCATGCTAATATTGGTGAAAAAAACACCAAGAACCTTCCTCCATTATCCAAGTCAAAACCAAATGCAACCAAGAGAGATGATAGCAGATACAGATCAGACCAGATTTTCAGGTCCACTTCCACCAGAGAATTTAGAAAGTTAAAACCAGATCAACATTTACTCTTTGATTAG
- the LOC131631801 gene encoding uncharacterized protein LOC131631801 — MVCFILVYQKRLKSFISDTECYTNSCLVESDVKDRERKREQREELFMEKSKSFPEYSCSYTEFGFRERSSSYNFNGPSDKGSSFSASNDSEIKRKKRIKSYNVLAVEGKLKSSVRNSFKWIKNKLSDVRYGV; from the exons ATGGTGTGTTTTATCCTTGTATATCAAAAACGATTGAAATCGTTCATAAGTGATACAGAGTGTTATACAAATAGTTGTCTGGTTGAATCTGACG TGAaagatagagagagaaagagagaacaaAGAGAAGAATTGTTCATGGAGAAAAGCAAGTCATTTCCTGAATACTCTTGTTCTTATACTGAATTTGGATTCAGAGAAAGGTCCAGCTCGTATAACTTCAATGGACCAAGTGATAAAGGAAGTAGTTTTTCTGCATCAAATGATTCAGAGATTAAGAGAAAGAAGAGGATCAAGTCCTATAATGTATTGGCAGTGGAGGGAAAGCTTAAGAGTAGTGTAAGAAACAGTTTCAAGTGGATCAAGAACAAGCTCAGCGATGTTCGCTACGGTGTGTGA